Proteins encoded within one genomic window of Sulfurovum sp. XGS-02:
- a CDS encoding CDC27 family protein, producing the protein MKRILVLIPLYCMTFLNANVVNDSVDHVKEEFTEYRVYPRLQKADNYIAEGKIKEAKELLLKVLEIDPKNAKAGSRVVGLCMQDKDFECAEKYVGFIESPTYVKYYQGYISFQLKEYDKALKAAASIEDPTALKKSEQELNNHIILRSAIMSENKEAAHTYLKKIFHPKYNASSCPSESLEIIYLLFTHKLFDEAFVETRFYLDHCKSQKIPDEKLAIWSDLLRKENRFDQEARIIAYMEDVDLKNEHTLSMYLKSGDETKAIETMETIYQADPSDKNKVRLLYLYENAKMQDKIITLYGEVYELKKNPEDLKKVLYLNKEPMQQYQLLEKYYPYAGLTDEEKFNFSVSLIKFYKEEKKVTQILSIVDDLTHLETLTNKQKLYLSHQYSENHQDQKAIALMKALYQSDPRPQYKERLEYLRNRNIIPKKPQPKIVQKKPQVKPKPTREDKLRSETQMAYDLIHQKKYDEAVIHLNNVLKYEPNNPVRYEQLGQAYYAQEKYAPAAKAFGKAASLSPKSGYYESLGYCYIKLKKKKNAIENFKKSIDIVKKEEPENIDKLYQLKYSVAELDRKFFGYLTYGMRLDSYNNTRGISPILSANYGGFSALELHYKPEIFNDYATVYAKVLAGVRDQSLAIRSETWQPSIGVRFQPLEDERLYFFIEKFFKGGDESRDDTMLRASWEHFDGYDFYPTKTEYPWKHLYMDSVYYLDNGTYSLYANYEHGYVWKSGYQDAWMPYLCTSAGYTNDNGPKEALKRFDVGAGISYLFWRNEREYKSHQYTGRTRLEYRHQYAGDPEDDHALRLMLEFFF; encoded by the coding sequence ATGCAAATGTTGTAAATGACTCTGTGGATCATGTAAAAGAAGAATTCACTGAATATCGAGTCTATCCCAGACTGCAAAAAGCTGATAACTATATTGCCGAAGGGAAGATCAAAGAAGCAAAAGAACTTCTTCTGAAAGTTTTAGAGATCGACCCAAAGAATGCTAAAGCAGGCAGTCGAGTTGTTGGACTCTGTATGCAGGATAAAGACTTTGAATGTGCCGAAAAGTATGTAGGATTTATAGAGTCCCCTACGTATGTCAAATATTATCAAGGATATATCTCTTTTCAATTAAAAGAGTATGACAAAGCACTCAAAGCGGCTGCCTCTATAGAAGACCCTACAGCTCTGAAAAAAAGTGAACAGGAACTTAACAATCATATCATTCTAAGATCAGCCATTATGTCGGAAAATAAAGAAGCGGCCCATACCTATCTGAAAAAAATATTCCATCCAAAATATAACGCTTCATCTTGTCCCTCTGAATCTTTAGAAATTATCTATTTACTCTTTACGCATAAACTCTTCGATGAAGCATTTGTAGAAACCCGTTTCTACTTAGACCATTGCAAGTCACAGAAGATCCCGGATGAAAAACTTGCTATTTGGTCGGACCTTTTGAGAAAAGAGAACCGGTTTGATCAGGAAGCACGCATCATTGCATATATGGAAGATGTTGATTTGAAAAATGAACATACTTTATCAATGTATCTCAAAAGCGGTGATGAAACAAAAGCCATCGAAACAATGGAAACAATCTATCAGGCGGATCCTTCTGATAAGAATAAAGTACGCCTGTTATATCTTTATGAAAATGCCAAAATGCAAGATAAGATCATTACGCTTTATGGCGAAGTATACGAACTTAAGAAGAATCCAGAAGATCTAAAAAAAGTGCTTTATCTCAACAAGGAGCCTATGCAGCAGTATCAATTACTAGAAAAATACTATCCATATGCGGGACTTACTGATGAAGAAAAATTTAACTTTTCAGTCTCACTGATCAAGTTTTATAAAGAAGAGAAGAAGGTCACCCAAATACTCTCTATCGTTGATGATCTTACACACCTTGAAACATTGACAAACAAACAAAAACTCTATTTGAGCCATCAGTATAGTGAAAATCATCAAGACCAGAAAGCGATAGCACTCATGAAAGCACTCTATCAAAGTGACCCACGTCCTCAATACAAAGAAAGGCTAGAGTACCTACGTAACAGAAACATCATTCCGAAGAAACCACAACCTAAAATAGTGCAAAAAAAACCACAAGTCAAACCAAAACCTACACGTGAAGATAAATTAAGGTCTGAGACACAGATGGCGTATGACCTCATCCATCAAAAGAAATATGATGAAGCGGTCATCCATCTGAACAACGTACTCAAATATGAACCGAACAACCCGGTAAGATATGAACAGCTCGGACAAGCGTACTATGCACAGGAAAAGTATGCACCTGCTGCAAAAGCTTTTGGCAAGGCAGCTTCTCTTTCTCCGAAATCAGGCTATTATGAATCATTGGGCTACTGCTATATAAAGTTAAAAAAGAAGAAAAACGCTATAGAAAACTTTAAAAAAAGTATTGATATTGTGAAGAAGGAAGAGCCTGAAAACATTGACAAGCTCTATCAGTTAAAATACAGTGTAGCTGAGCTGGACCGAAAATTTTTTGGGTACTTGACCTATGGTATGCGGCTTGATTCCTATAATAATACCAGGGGAATATCTCCTATACTTTCTGCCAACTATGGCGGATTTTCTGCATTAGAGCTTCATTATAAACCAGAAATTTTTAATGACTATGCTACCGTCTATGCAAAAGTCTTGGCAGGAGTACGAGATCAAAGTTTGGCAATCAGGTCAGAAACATGGCAACCATCCATAGGCGTACGTTTCCAACCATTGGAAGATGAAAGGCTCTACTTCTTCATAGAAAAATTCTTCAAAGGCGGTGATGAGAGTCGTGACGATACGATGCTTAGAGCATCATGGGAACACTTTGACGGATATGACTTTTACCCTACTAAAACAGAGTATCCATGGAAACACCTGTATATGGACAGTGTCTACTATCTGGATAACGGCACCTACAGTCTTTATGCAAACTATGAGCATGGATATGTATGGAAAAGCGGATATCAGGATGCATGGATGCCTTACCTTTGTACTTCTGCAGGATACACTAACGATAACGGTCCCAAAGAGGCTCTCAAAAGGTTTGATGTAGGTGCAGGGATCTCCTACCTATTCTGGCGTAATGAACGTGAATATAAATCCCATCAATATACCGGAAGAACCAGACTGGAATACCGTCATCAATATGCCGGAGATCCGGAAGATGACCATGCACTAAGACTTATGCTTGAGTTTTTCTTTTAA
- a CDS encoding DUF2334 domain-containing protein: protein MKRLIKFGTLLMFVLFFVSCGGGGGGGTPTTPSTDPDPIALPLPSNNPPEQNVLILYDTAGPYGVQGKTNAILLENLLGHFDLNITSKPADQYIANEMVDENITTVFYLGTTFDVLGYHANGSNEYNSYMNFYKDTATQNKTIVWINYNLDLLETEWDANVTNWGVGTFEESTGFTSFGIETNYNRVWYKDTELYKGIIPFATPGADTTNCYDEGNNTYACALELNTIFISENNTLASIYAETNSTFDLAVSTEPYITQGGNFWFIGDIPFSYMSEEDRYLAFADLLHDMLGIDHIESHKAIMRLEDVNSKTELSDLIAIADYMQSQNTPFNVATIPQYEDPFGVYNNNLTTTIKLYESPIGEKLKEYYFDRRIDIVQHGFTHQLYDYINPYNGVTAEDFEFMIVTDVNNDGNYTYEGPSENDDGLWAKQRILDGKAILDAVGIQAFAWEAPHYMAGPNHYRAIKDIYPIQYSRLIYYPDESDKSKFVGQFYPYVIRKDTYGYYVIPENIHNIEDTPNEGYRTITSADIIHFSKKLKVVRDGVASFYYHPYLGTDELSKIIPGLQSEGYTFVRATELVE, encoded by the coding sequence ATGAAAAGATTGATTAAATTTGGTACACTCTTGATGTTTGTACTGTTTTTTGTTTCCTGTGGGGGAGGTGGAGGTGGTGGCACTCCCACAACTCCTTCCACTGACCCTGACCCTATCGCTCTTCCTCTACCTAGCAATAACCCTCCTGAGCAAAACGTCCTGATATTGTATGATACTGCAGGTCCTTATGGAGTACAGGGAAAAACTAATGCAATCTTGCTTGAAAACCTCTTGGGACATTTTGATCTCAACATTACCTCAAAACCAGCTGACCAATATATCGCCAATGAAATGGTTGATGAAAATATTACAACAGTTTTCTATCTTGGCACAACCTTTGATGTATTAGGTTACCATGCTAACGGTTCAAACGAATACAATAGCTATATGAACTTCTATAAAGATACTGCAACACAGAACAAAACCATTGTATGGATCAACTATAACCTCGATTTATTAGAAACAGAATGGGATGCAAATGTAACCAACTGGGGAGTCGGTACATTTGAGGAGTCGACTGGGTTTACCAGTTTTGGTATAGAAACAAATTATAATCGTGTATGGTATAAAGATACCGAACTATATAAGGGGATCATACCTTTTGCAACACCAGGTGCAGACACAACAAATTGCTACGATGAAGGAAACAATACCTATGCCTGTGCGTTAGAACTCAACACCATTTTCATCTCTGAAAATAATACTCTTGCCTCTATCTATGCTGAAACAAATTCAACATTTGATTTAGCTGTATCAACAGAACCTTATATCACGCAAGGTGGAAATTTCTGGTTTATCGGGGATATACCTTTTTCCTACATGTCTGAGGAGGATAGATATCTCGCATTTGCAGATCTCTTGCATGATATGCTTGGCATAGACCACATTGAATCCCACAAGGCGATCATGAGACTTGAGGATGTCAATTCAAAAACAGAGTTATCAGATCTAATAGCCATAGCGGACTATATGCAAAGTCAGAACACCCCTTTTAATGTTGCCACCATTCCTCAATATGAAGATCCTTTTGGGGTCTATAACAATAATCTTACTACTACCATTAAACTATATGAATCACCAATAGGTGAAAAACTTAAAGAGTATTACTTTGACAGACGTATAGACATTGTACAGCATGGATTTACACACCAGCTGTATGATTACATCAATCCATATAATGGTGTTACGGCTGAAGATTTTGAATTCATGATCGTAACAGATGTTAACAATGATGGAAATTATACCTATGAAGGGCCTTCAGAAAATGATGATGGCCTATGGGCAAAGCAGAGAATCTTAGATGGTAAAGCGATTTTAGATGCAGTGGGTATCCAGGCTTTTGCATGGGAAGCACCGCACTACATGGCCGGTCCAAACCACTACCGGGCTATCAAAGATATCTACCCGATACAGTATTCAAGACTGATCTACTATCCTGATGAGAGTGATAAATCCAAATTTGTCGGGCAATTCTACCCGTATGTCATTAGAAAAGATACCTATGGATATTATGTCATTCCTGAGAATATCCATAACATAGAAGATACTCCAAATGAAGGATATAGAACGATCACATCGGCGGATATTATACATTTTTCTAAAAAACTGAAAGTCGTACGTGACGGTGTTGCAAGCTTCTATTATCATCCTTATCTTGGAACAGATGAACTTTCAAAGATCATACCGGGATTGCAAAGTGAAGGATATACGTTTGTAAGGGCTACCGAATTGGTAGAGTAA
- a CDS encoding glycoside hydrolase family 26 protein: MFRLFKLPTVICCLAVILQTGYGNEPYKQTKAAWITDALNSLSSGRYPKVKAVAWWHENFDETRLRLDSSKESLLAYQEGIAPSNFISQAQIISKKLQLPPLGAIYHAANPDFGGTEDNVTSERIKRFEVLAQKKIVWAYFSNNWYDTIKFPLSEVKIIHESGKLPFIRLMPRSDFNEGGPDPLYTMQKIIDGKFDKALSEWAMDAKKIGIPLLVEFGTEVNGDWFPWNGSYNGGGIKDIYGDKNKADGPERFRDAYRHIIDLFRSHGVDNITWFFHVNASSYPEEPWNEIRQYYPGDTYIDWIGISVYGVQSKGETYYSFVEIMDTIYPIILKVSDKPIAILEWGMTEI, from the coding sequence ATGTTTCGTCTATTTAAACTGCCCACTGTCATTTGTTGTCTGGCTGTTATCCTTCAGACAGGATATGGCAATGAACCATACAAGCAGACTAAAGCCGCATGGATCACGGATGCACTCAACTCACTTTCAAGCGGGAGATACCCCAAGGTCAAAGCCGTTGCATGGTGGCATGAGAACTTTGATGAAACAAGACTAAGGCTCGACTCATCCAAAGAGAGTTTACTAGCCTATCAAGAGGGTATCGCTCCATCCAACTTTATCTCACAGGCACAGATCATTTCCAAAAAACTTCAACTACCCCCACTTGGAGCCATCTATCATGCGGCAAATCCTGACTTTGGCGGCACAGAAGATAACGTGACATCAGAGCGTATCAAACGTTTTGAAGTGCTTGCACAAAAGAAGATCGTTTGGGCATATTTTTCCAATAACTGGTATGATACTATCAAATTTCCTCTTTCAGAAGTCAAAATCATTCATGAAAGCGGAAAGCTACCTTTTATCAGGCTCATGCCCAGAAGTGATTTTAATGAGGGAGGGCCTGATCCTCTTTACACCATGCAAAAGATCATTGATGGGAAATTCGATAAAGCACTGAGTGAGTGGGCCATGGATGCCAAGAAGATCGGAATACCATTACTTGTTGAATTTGGAACAGAAGTCAATGGGGATTGGTTTCCATGGAACGGAAGCTATAACGGGGGAGGTATAAAAGATATTTATGGTGACAAAAACAAAGCAGATGGCCCGGAACGTTTTCGTGATGCCTATAGACATATTATTGATCTTTTCCGTAGTCATGGAGTGGATAATATTACATGGTTTTTTCATGTGAATGCATCAAGCTATCCTGAAGAGCCATGGAATGAGATACGTCAGTATTATCCTGGGGACACCTATATCGACTGGATCGGGATCAGTGTCTATGGTGTACAATCAAAAGGAGAAACGTACTACTCTTTTGTTGAAATAATGGATACCATATATCCTATCATACTAAAGGTATCAGATAAACCCATCGCCATTTTAGAATGGGGGATGACTGAAATCTAA
- a CDS encoding polyribonucleotide nucleotidyltransferase, whose product MKEQIIEINANSLEEKYEVNKIAKQASGAVMYRQGKAVLIAAVAVDEKAVDEDFLPLTVQYMEKSYAAAKIPGGFIKRETKPGDFETLTSRIVDRSLRPLFPKGFHYPVTITVMVVSADSEVDMQVAALHAANAALYVSDIPVTTSIAAVRVGTDGDDIIINPTLTQQSESELDLLVVGSGKDVVMIEMRTLATENEEGQSANEFDESALVDVIAMAAEAIDTATTAYVDAFTPIVREPLNLPLAEEKVDASLYAMIEKNYAVDVEKAISHMAKSERSTELKKVRTKIMEALEADGIEADKELVSKVLERYKKTVVRAMILDKNIRADGRALDEVRPISIETNLLPSVHGSCLFTRGQTQALVTVTLGDKKDAQMYELITDKNVQSENFMVHYNFPGYSVGEAKFIGAPGRRELGHGNLAKRALEPSLDLNYDGSIRLVSEILESNGSSSMATICGGALAMRAAEVNTTALVAGIAMGLVSEGGKYAVLTDIMGLEDHDGDMDFKVAGTTKGITALQMDIKLGGIDLTVLKDALQKASQGKKHILGLMEEAEKNIVSSEALPSTEHFTVHPSKIVDIIGKAGATIREIIEKFEVSVDLDRDVGGVKISGEDKVKVADAKAHIEEIASTPVKKQMEYKVGESYEGKVKKIVDFGIFVEMPDGFDALLHISKVAKERVNNLAERYNEGDTITVVVMEQKGKKVELATPEFLA is encoded by the coding sequence ATGAAAGAACAAATTATAGAGATCAATGCAAACAGTCTCGAAGAAAAGTATGAAGTTAATAAAATAGCAAAACAGGCAAGTGGTGCGGTGATGTACCGACAAGGCAAAGCCGTACTGATAGCAGCCGTTGCTGTAGATGAAAAAGCAGTGGATGAGGATTTTCTTCCTTTAACGGTACAGTATATGGAAAAATCTTATGCTGCAGCCAAGATCCCTGGCGGTTTCATCAAGAGAGAGACAAAGCCCGGGGACTTTGAAACACTGACTTCACGTATTGTTGACCGTTCTCTACGCCCGTTATTCCCTAAAGGGTTTCATTACCCTGTAACGATCACAGTGATGGTCGTAAGTGCAGATTCAGAGGTTGATATGCAGGTAGCCGCTTTACATGCGGCAAATGCAGCACTGTATGTTTCAGATATTCCAGTGACTACAAGTATTGCTGCGGTCAGAGTAGGTACAGATGGGGATGATATCATTATCAATCCGACACTTACGCAGCAATCTGAGAGTGAACTGGATCTTTTGGTCGTTGGTTCAGGTAAAGATGTAGTGATGATAGAGATGCGTACACTCGCCACTGAAAATGAAGAGGGACAAAGTGCCAATGAGTTTGATGAATCAGCACTGGTCGATGTGATTGCGATGGCGGCAGAAGCTATAGATACTGCAACAACAGCCTATGTAGATGCCTTTACTCCTATCGTAAGAGAACCTCTGAACCTGCCATTGGCTGAAGAGAAAGTAGATGCATCACTCTATGCAATGATAGAGAAGAATTATGCGGTGGATGTAGAAAAAGCGATCTCGCATATGGCAAAGAGTGAGCGTTCTACTGAACTTAAAAAAGTACGTACGAAAATTATGGAAGCTTTAGAAGCGGACGGTATAGAAGCAGATAAAGAACTTGTATCCAAAGTACTGGAGCGTTATAAAAAAACAGTTGTACGAGCAATGATCCTAGATAAAAATATTCGTGCAGACGGCAGGGCACTTGATGAAGTAAGACCTATCAGCATTGAGACAAATCTTTTACCCTCTGTACATGGGTCATGTCTCTTTACCCGAGGTCAGACCCAGGCGCTTGTCACGGTGACACTGGGTGATAAAAAAGATGCACAGATGTACGAACTTATTACCGATAAAAATGTGCAGTCAGAAAACTTTATGGTGCATTACAATTTCCCAGGTTACTCTGTGGGTGAAGCAAAATTCATCGGTGCACCGGGTAGAAGAGAGCTTGGGCATGGTAACCTGGCAAAAAGAGCACTGGAACCTTCTTTAGATCTTAATTATGATGGCAGTATCCGATTGGTATCTGAAATTTTAGAGAGCAATGGTTCTTCTTCCATGGCTACGATATGTGGTGGTGCATTGGCTATGCGTGCAGCTGAGGTAAATACTACAGCACTTGTAGCAGGTATTGCCATGGGACTGGTAAGTGAAGGTGGCAAGTATGCTGTATTGACAGATATTATGGGACTGGAAGACCATGACGGGGATATGGATTTTAAAGTCGCAGGTACTACAAAAGGTATCACTGCACTTCAAATGGACATAAAACTCGGCGGTATAGACTTAACTGTACTGAAAGATGCATTGCAAAAAGCAAGCCAGGGTAAAAAACATATTCTTGGACTGATGGAAGAGGCAGAAAAAAACATTGTTTCAAGTGAAGCACTTCCTAGTACAGAACACTTTACCGTACATCCAAGCAAGATAGTGGATATCATCGGGAAAGCAGGAGCTACGATCCGTGAGATCATTGAGAAGTTTGAAGTCTCTGTTGATCTTGACCGTGATGTAGGTGGTGTAAAGATTTCAGGTGAAGACAAAGTAAAAGTAGCAGATGCAAAAGCCCACATAGAAGAGATCGCTTCAACACCTGTGAAAAAGCAGATGGAGTATAAGGTCGGTGAGAGCTATGAGGGTAAAGTGAAAAAGATCGTAGATTTCGGAATTTTTGTTGAAATGCCAGATGGCTTTGATGCATTGCTTCACATTTCAAAAGTAGCTAAAGAGCGCGTCAATAACCTTGCAGAACGATACAACGAAGGTGATACGATCACTGTGGTGGTCATGGAACAAAAAGGTAAAAAGGTTGAGTTGGCAACCCCAGAATTCCTAGCATAA
- a CDS encoding phosphoribosyltransferase, whose translation MPSDSNPNAYFENREDASKQLIDTLPIELFSKNETVVIGVSEGGVYFADKIAKAINAQMDILLAEPILAPNNPELAIAMVSETEEVVIHKALVDAFEINEDYVYGEAHRKYEEEVLSYVYKYRKGKDLISLKGKYVILADECIETGLTMMVALKSVIARGAKNIFIATPILDKGVYQNLLTVCDGVFCPYKIQDYISIEYYYKDFERLNFEEISSMVHDQQVKTKEAE comes from the coding sequence ATGCCCAGCGATTCAAACCCTAATGCGTATTTTGAAAATAGAGAAGATGCTTCAAAACAGTTGATTGATACACTTCCTATAGAGTTATTTTCAAAAAATGAAACGGTAGTGATAGGTGTCAGTGAAGGGGGCGTTTATTTTGCGGACAAGATAGCCAAAGCGATCAATGCACAAATGGATATTTTACTGGCGGAACCGATATTGGCACCCAATAACCCTGAACTGGCTATTGCAATGGTTTCCGAAACAGAAGAAGTGGTGATACATAAAGCACTTGTCGATGCATTTGAGATCAATGAAGATTATGTCTATGGTGAAGCCCACAGGAAGTATGAGGAGGAAGTCCTCTCTTATGTCTATAAATATCGAAAAGGAAAGGATCTGATCTCTCTCAAGGGGAAATATGTGATCTTGGCTGATGAGTGTATAGAGACAGGACTTACCATGATGGTCGCACTCAAGTCGGTCATCGCAAGAGGGGCTAAAAATATTTTTATCGCCACACCTATTTTGGATAAAGGTGTCTATCAAAATCTGCTTACGGTGTGTGATGGTGTATTTTGTCCTTATAAGATACAAGACTATATTTCGATAGAATACTATTACAAAGATTTTGAACGATTGAATTTTGAAGAGATATCTTCCATGGTCCATGATCAACAAGTAAAAACAAAAGAAGCAGAATAA
- a CDS encoding DnaJ domain-containing protein — protein sequence MNINPKDEIEKALEILHLPKLISKADIKKQYHFLAKKNHPDLGGEVENMEQLNHAYKLLMKYIEEFRYTFDEEEISKQFPGADYAQRFKP from the coding sequence ATGAATATCAATCCTAAAGATGAGATCGAAAAAGCGCTAGAGATATTACATCTGCCCAAGTTGATCAGCAAAGCGGATATCAAAAAACAGTACCATTTTTTGGCTAAAAAGAATCACCCTGACCTAGGAGGGGAGGTTGAAAATATGGAGCAGTTAAACCATGCGTATAAATTATTGATGAAGTATATAGAAGAGTTTCGTTATACTTTTGATGAAGAAGAAATTTCTAAACAATTCCCAGGAGCAGATTATGCCCAGCGATTCAAACCCTAA